The window TCAAACCCTCCCATGTACCCTTTCCCACTCTCCCTCAAGTTTATGACCTCCTTTTAAACTAATTgctattgtatgtatgtatgtgtatagatatatattcCTAATATAATATGATGctacctgcatatatgttttcagggctgaccatttggcactagACAACCAGTTAGTGTGCCCTTCCCTAGGGAAGACAACCTCTCCCATTGCCAGCTTTCCTCAGCTGCctctagttctttgtgtagggttggggCTTTGTGGGCTTTTCCctgtccactttggcatgtccatTGGTGCTGTCCTTTTTCAACTCATGTTTGGGAAGTCACGTTGGTGAAACGTTacgggtgtagcttctgatattgCCAGAAGACACGCTCTTATAGCCAACAAACTTCCTGATCATCTGGTTCTTACggtctttctgccctctcttctacaatgttctctgagccttaggtgcaggagtgttTTGTACATAAATTCACTGGGACTGGGCTCTAcaactgcattttgattggttgtgctTTTCTGTAGTGAACTCTGTTGCAaacagaagtttccttgatgatggTTGAAGACTACACTTACCTTtgggtataaaaacagacaaatgtTTAGATTATTGTTAGGGATTATTGTGGTTTAGTAAATTtgtggttgtagattctcctccaatatCTATAACTTCACAGGTACTtgagtagttggctaggtttccagtaccaggcctcatttctttctctttgaatgAGTCCAGTTAGAGAGCTACTGGTTACTGCCAAGGTTtatgtgccactattgtacccaTAGGGTATTGTGACGTGCTGGTCATCGATGTGGTTCATAAGTgtcacagctgggtaggactgttggttaactccctcctttggaagcttgcacagTGTCTTCttgtaccatgaaagctagcccTCAACGAGGGGACATTTAGGTCATTTCTAGGTCAGGGATCTCTGGAATTAGTTTCTGAACAGCTATCTTCAGTGCATGGTATCTTTAGCAATAGGGGCTTACCTTCCCCTCCTAGGGAGTGGTGATAATCCAGGACAACGGCAGTACACTGTATATTTTGTCTCTTGGACAGTCCGACCATTTCTTTCCATCTTTGACAGGTTTTCACATAGTAGAAGCTTTGCATTTTAGAGAACTCCAGCTTAGTTTTCCTTCCACAACTGTGGTTTTGGTATTGTGTCTAAAAAGCTCATTGCCAAACCTGAGGTCACAAAGgtcttgtctattttttttttctttttaaatattctgtgttTATTATACCTGTAATCTGTTTGATCTACTTTTGTGAGAGGAGTCCATATTTGGCTGAGTTACTTGATTTTGGTCTGTGGACATCTGGGGATTTCAGCACCTTTTGTGAAATAGGCTTTCTTTGTACCATTGCTATGtcttagctcctttgtcaaaggATCTTGTGTGAGCCTAATTCTGGACTATTTCATCccattgtttatatttatttagtataatgCTGTCTTGCCTTTTGTCACTATATAGACTTATTTGAAGTTAGGTAGTGTCGAACCTCTGactttgctctgtttttatgATTCCGGAATTCTGATGTTAACCCTTTTGGTGCTTATGCACTCTTGTAGGACTGGTACACAGAAAGGCATGGGATTTTGTGTGGTGACTCTTTCGTGCAGCCTGGCTATGATCACTTATATCTTCCGGGAGGTGTTTCTGTTGTCCATTCGTTGCAATTTTCCACACAGACAGCCGAATAATTGGAATAGAGACTTTGTTTCCTTTGTTCATCTCCCTAcgttttccttcccttctgtatTCTTTTAGCTTCTATTAGCTGGGACTTCTATGATGCCAAGAAGGAGTAGTGACATTGGCTCCCAGTCTTGTACTTCCTGATCACAAGTGGAAATAATTTACTTTCTCACCAGTCAGGAAGAAACCAACATTAGTTTTTTTTGTAAATGTTCTTCTTTCTTAATTTGGGGATTTCCACTctactagaatttttttttttaaatatttatttattatgtatacaatattctttctgtatgcctgaaggccagaagagggcaccagacctctttacagatggttgtgagccaccatgtggttgccgggaattgaactcaagacctttggaagagcaggcaatgctcttaaccactgagccatctctccagcccctctactaGAATTTTACTAGGTTACTTCTTTAAAATCAGTTTATAAGACTATTTTCCAGAATCAACAGTGGAGACATTTCTAGAACCATCTCTCTCCATACTACTGCTCTGTAGATGTTGTCCTTACCCCATTCCCTACAGACTggcccctcctttctctgtctcagcCATCCAGTCTCCACCACTTGAGCCTTTCCCAGGCCTTTTCTTCATTTTGGAAAAGTAGCCAGACAACTAAAGGTTCAAAATGGGATCTAACCaaccagttgttttgttttgttttgttttgtttaggacaAAGTTTCCTTTATGAAGCAGATTTAAGCGTCAGCTTGCTCAGGTCGTTTCTCCATTGCCTGTCTCTTCGGATTCATCACCACTATGCGTCATGCTTCAGGTTTAGGTCCTGCTGGGAGAATGTCAGATGAATTTTTGTTGGCATATGTGAGCAACATAAAAGCTGGCCCAGCTCCTCAAGGCTGGCTAGGTTCCGGCCCTCGGAGTAACCTAAGTGCTCCACCAGCTGTGCTGTCTGGACTACCACTAAGTGCAGCACCCTCTGCTTTGCCTTTTCGACCAGCACCAACAGGAATATATCCCTCCATTCCTCCAACTGGACCACCACCAGGAACCCCagcatcctttcttcctcctggaccCTCATGTCCCCAACCTAGTGGTCCTTATCCAGCCCCTGCTATACGGGGCCCTGGTCCCACAGGGCCATATGCTACACCAAATATGCCCTTTCCAGAGCTACCTAAGCCATATGGTGCACCCACAGATCCAGCTGCAGCTGGTTCTTTAGGTCCACGGGGATCTGTGTCTTCTGGACTTTGGGCATCAGGAATGGGAGGGCAGCATCCCACAGCTCTTCCTCCAGTGTCAGGAGCACTGCCTGTTCCATGGGGTACTGTGCCACCGGAAGCCTGGGGACCACCAGCACCATATACTGCCCCTGCAGGATCATATCCCACACCAGGACCCCGTTCTTCTCCAAATAATCCATACCAAGTACCTTCAGGACCTTCTGATACTCCGCCAGTGCCTGGTGGCCCCGATAAAACGAGCGAAGTGCCAGGTGGCTCTTCCCGTCCTGAGGCATCCAGCCAGGAGAGCATCCCAGAGACCACTGGACAAACGAAGCAACTGAAGGTAGATGACAAACTCATCAAGAGGAGGCGTCCTAAGAAGAAGAGTAAGCCAGTAACTTGGGGAGACATCAAGACTTTAACTCATGAAGCTGAGACCTTGGGGAAACAACAAGGGCACAATACTACTGACCCAAAAATGATGCTGTTATGTTTAATGACTATATTACATGTTAATTCTCAGCGTAGCAATGCAGAATCAAAGTGATTTTTGTCAGCGGGGATAAAAGGCACACCTGTAATACCTGTAATAAATAGTATGATGTTGTTTTgccaaaacaaaaagaccaaaaaaaaaaaaaacaaaacactaccaCCAGTCAACTTTTTTGTTCTGGACTTTGTCCATCTTTGTGGGCTTGGTTGTTAGTGGGGCACCTTCAAGGGACAGCTAGGCACTCAGGTTTCACCAGTATATCAACCAGCATCAAGTTCTGGCCCGCTCTATTGCAGAGGACACAGAAGCAACAACAGCTCAGGGCTTCCCAGTACCCTTGTTCTCCGTTAGGATCTGTCCCTATTCTTCCAGGTCAGTGACCAGTGATCAGGGCCGCAACACTTCCTGGGTTCCTAGTGAAGACCAGGCCTAAACCAGGAAGAAGCTGTCCCTGAAGCTTGGCACCTGCCTCTTCTGAGACCCCTTACCCTGGACCTTCCAGTTAGGCACTCCTCCGCCTTCACCAAGTTTCCTTGGTTGGGGTGTCAGGGTTGCCTCAGAGAGGCTCCCCTTTTCAGATGCTACATGCACTTTGTGGGTGACGTGCTGCTACATGTGACCTTGTTAGAAGGAAAATACTGACCGTGGTAGGAAACACAGAGATGATGAAAGAGACTCACCACAGGGTGGCGCTCTTGTATCTCATTttaagaggattttttttccccccaaggtaactttttttttaaaactaatttatcTGCAAGATGAACAGGAGGCCTGAAGTGAGATGCAGTACTGCTGTGACTTTGGGCTTGCCTTCATATTCTTCCTCCTTAGCGTCTGTTGTTTCAGGTGTGAGTCATTTGGCTGCCCCTGCAAGAAAAAAGGAACAAGATGCTCACTGTTTATTGGATTTGTTGGATTCTGAGACGTCTGATGAGCTGGGGAAAGGGCACACAGttgtgcactgggaactggactGGGGATCCTGaacactgagctacatttccCCACTGCTGTGGCCTCTAAAGAAACGCTAAATATTCCATCTGGGTTTCATTTGTTAAGAGGAATCTAGTTTCCTCTAGAGTTCCTAGATAGACAGAAATGTGCCATTAGTGAGTTTTCCAAAAGGCTCTGTAACAAAAGGTTTAGAAGTTTTCTTTCGCCTTGGCACTAGAGAAAGGTCTGTTAAAGAGGAAAGAAGCTGTGGGCCGCTCACAGTaccctgaaactccagctccaggggacctaatgcctctgacttccacggACATCTGGACTCATGTGCGTATTTACACAcagacttgcacacacacacatgagtataaataataaacatttaaaaagaagctATGGGCTAGGCGCTAGCTCAGTTAGTAATATGCTTGTTTGGCATGCATAAGGCCCTTTGATCTCCACATCACATAAACCGGGCATGAtgttacacatctgtaatcccagcactcaggtggaagcaggaggatcaggagctcgaAACTACCCTCGattcatagtgagtttgaggcccctGGGTTACACCAGACTGTCTCAAAGCCGATTTACCAAATTGCAGGTGAAATTGATAGAATTATAGTTCTCAAGGCCCCACCTGTGCAGAGCTGCAGTGCAGGATTGGATCCTTCACTAAGGCCAAAACTAAGCATGAGGAGTCCTGAGAATGGGACGTCTTGTGGCCTGAGGTAGTGCGAGATGGCCAATTCCAGGGCAAGGCCACAGTGAGCAAGCTCTGTCTAGATTGTAGCAACCAAGAGAGACACTGAAGGAGCACCTTCCTATTGGGTGGAGTGGTGGGGACCCTCTGCTCTCACCTGCAGGATTGGATTGTGCCCTGGGTCTCCTAGCACTGAGCCTGGCCCAAGCATCTGGTCTTTGGGTTCCTGGATTTTCCAGCCATGCTCCTGGCCTCTAGGAAGCTCTGCTTGGATAACAGGCTTCTTACCTCTGGCCTCAGGCTGAGTGTTTCCAAACCTTGAACAATCTTCTACTTCATAGTGGGCAATGGGGTGTGGGGGCCTTGAGTATCAGCCTCAAtaccccctcagggctcaggaggatctgaggttttttttttttttttttttttttttaatatgttacctctgtgttctttatttttcatgcgAGGGGAGAAAGCGAAGTGAAAGGACCTggagaagaataagaagaaagaagagtaaGGGCTGATCTCCTCGAGGTTTCTAGTTTTTTACATACttagttggaaaattccataggcaaggacaatgacagtatgcatatcaaaatcacaaagaggGCAGGTAAAACCTGACAAAGTAGTACCCCAGAACAGGAACAGGTGACCCGACCCAGGAAAAGCCAGCGTTCAAGAGGAAGTATCTGGCAATCCAAAtgattagataaagttactaaataCCCATGGATCCTGGCTTCACCCATTCTCTTTATCTAATCTCTTtggtgataaccagctttgggggACATCCAGATTTGTTAGTTAGCAAAGGTGGGGCTTACTTTCTTCCcactcagtgcctgtcttctgtAGAAATTCCTACGTGGTCTGGTATCAGGCAATTTTATGGGATTGACTCTGTGTAAATTTTACTGCTAGAACAGAGAGTGGCTGTCAAGACTCCAAGGTCTCCAGGTAGAGGGGAAATGGAGCAAGGTCATTCTGTGCAGAAGTCAACTcccatttcaaagggaagaatcacGGCTTCACAGGTTTCCACAGAGATGACAGCGACTTTTCCAAGAGAAGTGTTCCCAAAGCTCTGCAAAACGAGTTATTCCTTGTggacatgtatgtatacacttcCCGTGGATCTGCCTGTTGGTCTGTCAGCTGTGCATTCCCTGTATACTCTGGTGGACCAACATTAAGGGAGTGCCTGCGGAGTGTAGACAAGGAGACGGTGTGGCACAATATGTTACCCTTGGTTCAGAATGAGTCCCAGTCCCTTAGGGATCTGTTCAGTACTGCCAGGGACATGGGCTGGATGGTGCTGGAGCAAAGTCATTGCTCAGAGTCCTGCAGCACTCGACTCCCGCTGCCTGTCTGTCGTGTGTAGCACCATCATTTGCTTGGGAAATTATTTTGAGAAAGCTTGTATGAGGGAGCCTTGGGGGGACCTGAACACATCGGGACTGGCCAGTGGCCCTGACTGCTTGGAAAAGCCACACATATTCTGTCCCTCAGGGCAACAGGACCAACTTGGGTTAGTTCCACACATTCTTGGGTAAGACCGAATGCCATGTTCTTAAGCCCAGAACTGAAAAGCCCCAGGTCACCTTTTGTTTTAGCACCTGGTCACTCTCTTGGTGGACTGCTTGGTTTGTTTAGATTTCTTTCCAGCATGCTTCTGGGGACCCGCTACACTCGTAGGCAGGCCAGCTGTCCCCTAGTGTGCACTCATCCTCCTGCCTAGTAGTGACTCTCTCTCCAGGGCTACAAATGTCCTAGAACATAGGAGCAGACCTTTTGGGAATCATGGGCCAGAGGCTGCCCTGGGAACTGAGCAAGACCTTTTTGAGTGACTGGCCAGGTCACCTGAGTTACCCGTGGTTAGATGTGACCAGTGAACAGTTTGAAAGCCTGTAGTTAGAaataggctgtttggatgctcaccttactagacctggaaggaggtgagagatccttggacttcccacaaggcagggaaccctgactgctctttgggctgctgagggagggggagttggttgggggagggggagggaaatgggaggcggtggcttggaggagacagaaatctttaataaataa of the Chionomys nivalis chromosome 8, mChiNiv1.1, whole genome shotgun sequence genome contains:
- the LOC130879412 gene encoding MAPK-interacting and spindle-stabilizing protein-like, whose product is MRHASGLGPAGRMSDEFLLAYVSNIKAGPAPQGWLGSGPRSNLSAPPAVLSGLPLSAAPSALPFRPAPTGIYPSIPPTGPPPGTPASFLPPGPSCPQPSGPYPAPAIRGPGPTGPYATPNMPFPELPKPYGAPTDPAAAGSLGPRGSVSSGLWASGMGGQHPTALPPVSGALPVPWGTVPPEAWGPPAPYTAPAGSYPTPGPRSSPNNPYQVPSGPSDTPPVPGGPDKTSEVPGGSSRPEASSQESIPETTGQTKQLKVDDKLIKRRRPKKKSKPVTWGDIKTLTHEAETLGKQQGHNTTDPKMMLLCLMTILHVNSQRSNAESK